The Eleutherodactylus coqui strain aEleCoq1 chromosome 6, aEleCoq1.hap1, whole genome shotgun sequence genome window below encodes:
- the LOC136631338 gene encoding ly6/PLAUR domain-containing protein 2-like, with the protein MVEGEFITCHYCEKFTNVTECDLQPPENCTTEKPYCKITQVKTGIPGLEMFSKVTTTKGCASAKECNKEDVGTFDPIKYIWCCQADLCNIFANMGKGEFGNYSSHAQKSDPLPAIYTIVLITHLLY; encoded by the exons GAGAGTTCATCACATGCCACTATTGTGAGAAATTCACCAACGTTACAGAGTGCGACCTGCAGCCTCCAGAAAACTGTACCACAGAGAAGCCTTACTGTAAAATAACACAGGTGAAAACGGGCATTCCTGGATTAGAGATGT TTTCCAAAGTCACAACCACCAAAGGATGTGCCAGCGCAAAAGAGTGCAATAAAGAAGATGTCGGTACATTTGACCCTATAAAATATATATGGTGCTGTCAAGCAGACTTATGcaatatatttgcaaatatgggCAAAGGGGAATTTGGCAACTACAGTTCCCATGCTCAGAAGAGTGACCCGTTACCTGCCATTTACACTATTGTGCTAATTACACACCTTTTATATTAA